In Festucalex cinctus isolate MCC-2025b chromosome 1, RoL_Fcin_1.0, whole genome shotgun sequence, the sequence atgctaAGAACTTCAGTGAAATGTAGTTGATAATCCTGATTTGTGAACAATGACACAGATAAAAATCCTGTTAGCTCCTGTATTTGTATGTGTTGCATCCAAAACAGTTCCCATGAAGTATCATTTTAACAGTAATGGCACACATTGCCAACGGGAAATGTCCTTATCTAGACACAGCTGTCTCCACTATTACTGCCACGTGCACGGAAGCTTTTCTGCTAcactcagccttttttttttgcccccctcAAAGTATTTCTGAGGAAATTGTTACGACATATACTGTATCATAATTAGTTCCTCAATGTTTGTATTCTCTGCCAAGATGTGGTGTTGAGAGGATGTCACATTATATTTTAAAGATATTTTCAACAATATGTGTTTCTTTTTCTACACAGGGAATGGTTGTAAAGAATATGTCCTTCAAAGTAGGGCAGACTTTGACCATTGTCGGAAAGGCAAAGCCTGATGCTACCAAGTAAGTAGTCATTTAAAATGTCTTCAGGAAGTGATGGAACTTTTCATATTTGTAAACGGATAAAACCAAATAAGGTATTTCAATATTTTGCAGTGATCATTTGCATGCTCCTTGTGTCTGTGCCACAGTTTTGTACTAAACATCGGGCCGGATGACAAGGACATCACCATGCATATCAACCCACGTTTCAACGCGCATGGAGACGAGAACGCAGTGGTCTGCAACTCTTTCCAGGAAGGCAAGTGGTGCGAGGAGCACCGAGAGGGAGGTTTCCCATTCCGCCAAGGGGAGGAGTTCAAAGTGAGAcatcactttatttttttattttttattttttttattttttttaagaccaacaAATCATATCTAGTTACTCAAGTGGTGAATCTAACAAGAGAAAGCAAAATGTATTGTACTTGAAAAGATAATGATTATGGTTAAAACTGTTTAGCCAGAAAGTATTGCATttgattacattaattttctagGGTTGAATTCCCAAATTTCCAGATTCACTCAACCCCGACCACCATACAATACAATAGATGGGTACAACAAACAATCCAACACATTCCTACCGATTTTCATACTAATATTCTCCTTTTCCTTCGTAGATCATCATCGTGTTCACACCCACGGAATTCCAGGTCACTCTGTCGGATGGCTCCGAAATCCATTTTCCCAACCGCATGGGCGCAGAAAAATATTCTTACATCAGTTTCAGTGGAGAGGCTCGTGTCATCAGCTTCGATATTAAATAAACCTGCAGTGACTGTGGGATTGTTCTTTAAAATTGGTGCTTGCAGCAGAGCTCATTCTCCTGCACACAGCAGTTTAACTGTTTTAGTTCCTAGCTATTCAATAATTGTGCTGTTTTACATATGCCAATTCTACAGCCATAGATGAATGGAAATCTTAGATAACAATGCTCCCAATATAGGTATGTGCTGCACACTAAATTGTACAATTGACTGTAATGTAgccctaacaaaaaaataaaataaaatagcattttataaATAACGCGAAATGATCAACTTTTACCCTCCCAAACATTCCAGACTTGTACCAATGCTTACAATGAATACGTATTAAAGCAGGATTTCCATGGACTTTTGTGATTGTGGTTACTGACTGATttagccactagatggcgccagTGTACTAAGAATGTATAACTCAGCACCGCTTTGCTCAAGgttacaacatttttaaaatgagcaGCGAGTTAATTGTAACCGTGGTACTAATCTAATCCTAATTGGATGTTGACGATCTTTTTTCTCTTGTTACTTTGCACATGTAATGCCACAGAAGTATAACTAATTGTTTTAATATGTAAATTCTGACACCAATTTCAAAACTGAAGGACAAATGGCTTTTGAGGAAAACACAAATGCAAGGTCACAGATTGGAATAAATCTCCATTCATTCCAACAAACCCGATTTTGAATGCTGGCCTGTGTGTGAGAGACGTGcaagtattcctttaatttAATCTGATGTAACAAAAGGCAATCAGACTGATTTTAGAGGCGAGACTGTTAGCAACCAGCTCTGCATGTCAACAGGTTGCTTTGCTTTCAGCTATAATATCCAGATGGATGTGACCACTTTtctaaagaccaagttcaagAAGTTTTTTCTTATTGGTGTCATTACTGCAGTATGTTTACTGGGTGTTTCATTATGTGCATCTTTTGGGATTCAAATACAACATGTAATGCCAACACAAAAGCAGGACGTCAAAGATGGTCCTGCATACGGAAAGACGAGCATACACACACTCCCACACTCTCAAAACATTTACCTGTGCAGCGTCACCTCATGGGTGTGTGCAAACGTGAACTGTGTGGACTAAAAATGAATCACCTCAGCTTACGTAAAAACTATATTTAGCTCCCGCATGACTCCAGATTTCTGCAGCACAGCTATCAGCCACACATTGAGATGCGCGTGGGCCCACCTCGGGCTCACTGCGGTGCTGCGTCTACGTACATCTCCTGCAGGCTTACTTTTGGATTAGTACCACATTAACACattatgcataatgtaacctGTTGGTTTGCGGTATGAATATGGTGTTAACTTGTGGAATTATTGAATTAGGTGAATATGCACACATGGGGCTCATTAGTTATCCTAACAACTGGAAGTTGCCATCTTGTCATTTTGACAATACAGATTCTGTTTCTGACAGTGTTAGTCAAGAGAAATGATTCGCGCAGTAGGATGAAGGTCAAAAGGCTCCAGAAGGAGGGAGTCTCGGTCACGGAATGTCCACGTGAGGGCAATTTGGATATCATTAAGCTTGAACGCCAGAGGTTTGCCTCTCCCACTGCTGTTCAACAAAGCGGCCTCCTTCACAGTAATTATGTTGTTCAAGTCGATGACATCAAACATATAGTATTAAAATATGTCTCACAGTGTCAAGCATTATTATATTTAGACGTTAAAATGTTGCTGATGTGGACATTCATTTGTTTGAGCCTCTGAAACAAATATGGAAGGTcatcatttgcatttgttgacATGAAGTATCTGTTTTTAAGAATTTTCCTAATTTCTCCCAGCAGACAGTGCTGACAGATTCCAAAGTCTGctgtcattgacccaacctgacacagcgtgggtgtgtgtggtgAAAGATATAAGTATGCTGAACAGCACAGGTGCCCTTTTTCATCAAGCAAGCCCGTTCAAATATTAAGTGCCTGTCTTTAGCTGAACTTTGTGCACTAGTATATGAACTTGATGAGACCGATTTGCATATTCATCAGTTGCTGGCATTGATGGAAACATGCTCAAATTTAAAGTAGCCTATATCTGAATTGGATATTATGCAGAAAACTGCAGTACAAACGACATGAGTAAGTGACGTGTTAACAGTTCATGAGTTTTGCAATTACATCCATGTAGAAGtaaatgtttgtaaacaataggtACAAGGGTAGCCGAGCCTACTTCCTGGTGGCAGAGAGCGAGCGACTACTCCCTATACCACTGGCACTGACCTaaactgggggggaaaaaatggtgaAACTGCCCAGCAAGTTGTAGAACCAAATCTCTATCAGTGGGTTTGTTATTGGCATTTTCTGACAGCCTGGTATATATTGAATGTTTAGCTGGAATTGTCTTTTAGTAATTTAGCAAGACAGAATGGCACGCCTGCTAGCTAGAACACGCTTTTCATTTCACTGTCAAAAGAGAGCTTTTGTGCCGTAAGTTCTGTAGCTACAAGAAAAGTTAATTAGCCATAACTGACATGTTGAAATTAAATTGATGGCTGTAATAATACTTTTGTTGAACCGAGTCCTGATTGGCAACTTCCGAGGTATGTGTGAATTTGGGGGCGTATTTTGTATTCTACAACTTCAGGGCCACTCATTTTAAAGAGGAAGACCAGCCCCAAAATGTTCTTTAGTACACCAGATATATGTGCTCCCATTTAGTCTACACACggcgttctgattaatattgtgtttatgaTATATGGATTAAGCtaaatccacttgtttttaaACCATATCAGGGGgcaggccattttgccactagctgACTGAAAAGGACATCACAGTTGTAACGACCAAACTGGGCTCAGGTTGTGAACGTCGCATGACCAAACTTGGGAAACAAGCGAACCCTgaatggttgttacctgagccctgagcaagtgtgatgtcaacttccgctgacagcaagtggcaaaatggccgccccctgtgatggataaaaatgggtggattttgctgtttaattcatattccacagtcacaatattaatcagaatgtcatgttcccCTTTAGGAGGGTCCATTGTTACGGAAACACAGAAGCTAAAGATTGCTTCAAAGTTATAGTCTGTGCCCACTTGcatgtgttttctttttctcgAAAAAAGGAAATTGTCTTCATCATCCGTCTTCCCTCTGTCGCCATGTGATTGCAGTGAAGTCTTGTTCCAGCTCACTGAGTGAATGTTTAGTCAGGATCTGTCTCCGTGTTCTACTCTGCACAATTGAAAGACAAATCACAGTGACAGGTCGCTGTAATGTGTGTTGTCTTTGTATGTCCGCATTTTTTGAAGGGTGAGGTGGATGCCTGATCTGATCTCCCATATCACCTAGATTTTCTTTCACACCCACCCTGAACTCATCTCTTCCTTTATCTGCTCTGTCACCCCACGCCACCACTTTTTATCTCGTTCTTCATCTAAGCGTGTCTCTGAAGAAATGTTCCTCATAATCtccctctttgttttttttcttttataaccAAGTTTATTCACACTTGCTCCCTCGGGCTCCAGCCTGCTCCTTATTCCAATTTCACCTCACTGTTCAATGTGTGCACATGTGCATGTGGGGCTTGTATGAGGCTCCCTGAACACTGTATGTCGTCATTGCGAATCAGTGTGTTGTGCTAATGTGTGAGCCCGCACATGCATGTTTAATGTCAACACATCACTTGTGCTAATCTCGTGTTGACTTGTGTTAATGAGTGGCGGGCCGTGCATTTGGGATCTGACTTAATCCGTCACATCGCCACCATCAATACTATACAACAATGCAATACTGTACTGTTAAACTGCGTAAAGCCATAAAAGTCACTCTATTCAACCAAACCGCAACTGCTGTCAACTCGACTCCACTTTCTACTTTTCCTGCACGTCTACCTCAATGTTTGGATCGATACAAGCCGACTGCGTAATAGAATTAGGCTCTAATGGGAAGTACAAACTTGCTTTATATTTACTAAATCCCCCTTGGGGGCTTTTCTGGCTAGGTAAGAAAGGACCAGACTGTGAAATGAGACTATAGTCAGAGATGTATGTGCAcaatttgtgtgagtgagtgtgtgtgtgtgtggtaggAATGGAAGCATTCGGCAAATAGACTTGACTAGTGAGTCAAATGGGTTTAAATTCTTCACTTGCTGCCTCAATGTCAAGTTGATGGATGTGTGTTGAGCTTGCACTTGCAGGGGGCTGCAACTGTAAAAACAAGACTTGGACTTGACAAAAATGTCTGCCTTTAGAGTGGACAAAGTGATGATGAACATTTTTGTTAGTATTAGTGTTACTATATATTATCTAGATTCTATATTgattattagattttttaaaaCCCAGCCTTAATATTATCCATACATTTTCTACTACGGTTTTTGAGGCAATGTGCAGTTCAGTTTTACACACGTAGAAAGGACAACCACAATAGTGCAGGTGTACCAGAAGACATGGACTCAACCTCAAAAACCGAACACTGAATTCatgcatattttaaaataacagacTGACTTTTTCATGAACCTGTCCGTTTGCCCTCCTCCTAACTCAGCCATTCTCGTTTCTGATAGTGACATCCTCACGTGCCATTCAGAGTGTCACATTGTTCGCATGCCTCCATGTGACTGATGTCAAACTCACCTGGACACATTGGCTGGCTGATCCGCTCTAAGCTGAACACGTACGTCTATTCAACCGGGACGCTGAATCTTTCATGGGAACACAGAGAGACCAGAGTTCAAGTTTCAGGTAAATGTAATTGTGCGTGTGCCTATATGTGTGTGTTCTGCCTGCTTCAAGGAAGTTCAATCTAACCCATGCAGGTTATAGTTTGCGTGTAGACTACAGTTAGAAGATGCTTTAGCCCACCACACGTTGAGTGACATGACCTTCGGTTTTCAAACAATGTTTTGAGGTTCCCCTTATATGGTGTATATTTTTTATGGAACCACATACAATGTTGCAATTCATTGTGAAGGAAGAAACAGATTGCTTTGGCTACTGTGTGATAATTAGAGAGGCTGTTGACAACGATTGCCCCTGCAGCACATGTGCAATTCGGTGACAGAGACTCTCCACGCATGGCTTTTTCAGGCATGGGTGCAAGTTAAATGATCAATATAGTTAAGTCTGACTGCAAAACACAATGTATGTACTTTATTAATATGTCTTGGTGCTGCTGCCGAGCTGGCAGCAACCGACTGGATGTGCTTTGAAATCGGAAATTTATATCTGCGAAAGCACGTGATCCCGACATTAAAtttttgattggttgttaatGCCTCTTTGCACTTCCATTAGTCCAAccccccatttttatttatttattttttttaaacagtgtttTTAATTAAACCGTTTTAAAATTATACGGTGTCCTTGAGTGTCTAGAAAGGCGCCTATAAatataatgcattattattattattatctttgttGTTGCTGAAAATTCCAATTTTGAATCATAGCAAAACTAGTGGATGGAAGTCGGCCACTTGTAAAAACTAGTTGGTGGAACTGAAAAACTCTGGTCATAACACTTGGTACGTCTATACAAGCTAATAAaacgtgtttgtttatttgtgccCTATGTGATGGGCTGGCTGAACACACTAGTCACATCTTTGTGTGACTTGTTGTGAGCTAAACACAACCAACTTCATTAGTTGTGAAAATGAAAGACATAAAATTTCATCAACTGTACTGGAAATCTCTGAAGAAAacaatgtcatttgttttcacCCGTACCCAGAAAGATTCAGCTCTAGGGGGGGAAAACAGGAAGTCTAACCACGGAAAACAAAGTGGGGAAGAGATAAAAGGTGACACCCAAGGGTAAataagaaacaacaacaacaacaacaaaagggaAATAATGGAAAGCA encodes:
- the lgals2a gene encoding lectin, galactoside-binding, soluble, 2a; its protein translation is MAGMVVKNMSFKVGQTLTIVGKAKPDATNFVLNIGPDDKDITMHINPRFNAHGDENAVVCNSFQEGKWCEEHREGGFPFRQGEEFKIIIVFTPTEFQVTLSDGSEIHFPNRMGAEKYSYISFSGEARVISFDIK